The Terriglobales bacterium DNA window TCGCTGCGCAGCCAATCGGTCAGCTTCATTGACCGCATGCGCGGGATCGGGCACGCTGCTGGTGACCGGCACCACCATTCCCGGATTCGTTCCCCAGGTGACGAACGGCGCCAGGCGGGCGGCATCGATCTTAACCACGCGGTCATAGTGCGCGCCAGGATCCGAAGGCAGAGTCTTCCATCGTGCCACCGCCTTGTCCCATTGGGCATCCTGCGGCGCAAATCGCCGTCCCTTCAGATAAGCGAACGTAATCTCATCAGGAGCTACCATTCCAGCTCGGGCACCCGCTTCAATGCTCATGTTGCACAGCGTCATCCGGCCTTCCATGGACAGCGCGCGCACCGCTTCACCCGCATATTCGATCGCGTAGCCTGTGGCGCCATCGGTCCCGATCTGCCCGATGATGCCCAGCACCAGATCTTTCGCCGTCACTCCCTGCGGCAAGCTGCCATTCACCAGAATCTGCATTTTGCGCGGCTTGTTCTGCGGCAGGCACTGCGTCGCCAGCACGTGCTCGACTTCCGATGTACCTATACCGAACGCGAGCGCCCCGAATGCCCCATGCGTGCTGGTGTGGCTGTCGCCGCAGACGATGGTCATTCCCGGTTGCGTCAGCCCTAGCTCTGGCCCGATCACATGCACGATGCCCTGCTCGTCGGCATCGATGTCATACAAACGAATTCCGAATTCCTTGCAGTTGCCCCGAAGGGCCGCGATCTGACGCGCGGCAATCTCATCCAGGATGGGAAGATGCCCAGGCGTGGTGGGAACATTGTGGTCCACTGTTGCTACGGTTCGCTCCGGACGCCGTACCCTGCGCCCATTCTCCCGCAAGCCATCGAACGCCTGCGGCGACGTGACTTCATGAACGAGCTGCAGATCGATGTACAGCAGAGTTCGCGGGCCGTTCGGCTCCGCGACTACATGCTCATCCCAGAGCTTTTCAAACAATGTTCGGGGAGACGACATATCAGTGTGGCTTTGGTTTAGTGTGGCTTTGGTTTCGTGTGGCGCGGATACTCCTGTCCGCACCAGTTACTGAATTCCTTGTGCAGCGGTCCTCGCCCGCGCACAATCTTACACCGCATGATACGCGCGTCGCCGGTCCAGCATGTCGGCAACGGCGTGCTCCACCAGGCTGCCCATTTCGCTGGTATTGGCTTTGTACTTGGTCTTGCCTCGCATCAGGTCGGCGGTGCGGTGGCCAGCATCGAGCACCTGGCGGATGGCCTCTTCCACATCGCGCGCTTCCTGTTCCAGTCCGGCGCTATGCCGCAGCAGCAGCGCGGCGGTGGCAATCGCGCCCAGGGGATTCGCGATTCCCTTGCCGGCGATGTCCGGCGCTGAGCCGTGTACCGGCTCATAAAGATCGACAGTGCCGCCGAGCGTGGCGGAGGCCAGCATGCCCAGCGATCCTGTAATCACTGCGGCTTCGTCCGAAAGAATATCGCCAAACAGGTTCTCGGTGAGCACCACGTCGAAGCTGGTGGGGTTGGTGACCAGCTTCATGGCGCAAGCATCCACATACATGTGCTCAAGTTGCACCTCGCGGAATTCCTTGGCAATGAGAGTGACCACCTGGCGCCAGAGTTGCGAGGTCTCCAGCACATTGGCCTTGTCCACCGAGGTCACCTTCTTGCGCCGGGATCGCGCAGCCTCGAACGCGATCCGCGCTACTCGTTCAATCTCCTCGACGGAGTAGCGCATGGTGTTATACGCCGCATCGCGGTTTGCGCCTGAGAAGCCGCGCGGCTCGCCAAAATAGATTCCGCCCAGCAATTCGCGCACGAACAGGACATTGGCGCCCTTTACCACGTCGGCTTTCAGGGGGGAGCAATCCAGAATGGGGTCATAGCAGATCGCCGGACGGAGATTCGCAAAGCCTCCCAGTGCCTTGCGAAGGTTCAGCAGGCCAGCCTCCGGTCGTTTCTCGGGAGAAAGACCGTCAAACTCCGGGCTGCCTACCGCTCCCAGAAACACCGCGTCACTCTTCAGGCAGGTCTCGAGTGTTGATTCCGGCAGCGGAGTGCCCGTCTCTTTAATCGCCGCGCCTCCAATCAGCCTTTCGGTGAGCTGAAAATCGTATCCCCGGTCTTCTCCTACCGAGCGCAGGATGCGGACAGCTTCCCGCGTAACCTCGGGGCCAATCCCATCGCCGGGAAGAATAGCGATTTTCAACTTCATGCCAGGAGATGTTTTAGAGGAAGGCATGGGGGTTAATCAGAAATCCGCCGTTATCCTGAGAGGAGCGCCCCGCGCAGCTCGTCTATGGCACGCTTGTGCCGGTTCGCGGGCGCGAAGTCAATGATTTCGCGTTTCTGTATCCGCGAGGTAGTCAAATGTTGCCTACCGACTACGCGTTTCCGACGCGCTGCTGTGCCAGCATTCCTGGATCCGATGTGGGTTTCATCTGCGGGACCACTCGTGCCGGAAACTCCTCCTGGATAATCGCGAGCAGATGGCGGTCTTCCACGACCTTGACCTGATCCGCCAGTTCCACGAACCGCTTGTAGATGTGGTCCAGGTCGCGACGCTCAAACGCGTATCCCAGTTCGGCGCAGCGCAGCCCCAGCGCATGACGTCCGGAGTGCTTTCCCAGCACCAGCTTGGTTTCAGGCACGCCCACCGACTGCGGCGTCATGATTTCGTAGGTGAGCGGGTTCTTGATCACGCCGTCCTGATGGATTCCCGCCTCGTGCGCAAAAGCATTACGTCCCACGATGGCCTTATTGGGCTGCACCGGAACGCCGGTGATCTCGGTCAGCAGGCAACTAGTGGGGAACAATTCTTCGCTTCGAACTTCAGTGTCGTAAGGCATGATGTCCGGCCGCACTCGCAGCCCCATTACGATTTCTTCCAGCGACGCGTTGCCAGCGCGCTCTCCGATTCCGTTGATGGTGCACTCTACCTGTCTAGCCCCGGCTTCGACGGCGGCGATTGAGTTGGCCACCGCCAGTCCCAGATCGTTGTGACAGTGAGCGGAGACGACCACTTCGCGATCCTCACGTCGCGTGCGCGCTACTACCGCCTCAATGATTCGCGCCATCTCCCGTGGCACTGTGTAGCCCACCGTATCGGGAATATTGATGGTTGTGGCTCCGGCTTCCGCCACCGCCTCCGCCACCGAGCACAGGAACTCCAGTTCGGTCCGGGTGGCGTCTTCCGGCGAGAACTCCACGTCGCGGCACAGCGAATGAGCAATCCGCACTGCCTCCGCCGCCTGGCGGATGCAGTGCTCGCGGGAAATTTTGAGCTTGTAGTGCAGATGAATATCAGAGGTGGCCAAAAACACATGAATGCGCGGTCGCGCGGCTGACTTCACTGCGTGCCAGGCGCGCTCGATGTCCGTATGGGTAGCCCGTGCCAGACCGGCGACGATCGGGCGGCGCACCTGCTCCGCCACTGCCTGGACGGCTTCAAAGTCTCCGTGGGAGGAGATAGGGAAGCCCGCTTCGATCACATCCACTCCGAGTCGCTCGAGCTGCCGCGCCATCACCAGCTTTTCCTGCAGGTTCATGCTGCAACCGGGCGACTGCTCGCCGTCACGTAGGGTTGTGTCGAAGATGGTTACTCGGGCTCGATCCATGGGGCCCCTCTCCTGATTTGGGACTAGAGGCAAGACCTTGAATTTTCAAGGTTAGCGGTTCTGGCTAATAAAGCAAGCTTATAGTTATTTATGCAGCATAACATTGATTTATGCTATAAGCTATTCTTTCATTCCCGACAGGCTCGCAAGGAACCAGCATGGACCTCTTCCAACTGGAAACCTTTCTAACTGTAGCCCGCGAAGGCAGCTTCTCCCGCGCCGCCAAGAAGCTTTACCGCACCCAGCCCGCGGTCAGCCAGGCGGTGCGCAAGCTGGAAGAAGAGCTGGGCGAGCCCCTGTTTGACCGCTCCTCCCGGGAAGGGATTCTGACCGCTTCGGGGAAGGTGTTGGAGAACTATGCCGAGAAGCTGCTCAATATGCGGGGCGAGGCGCTCAATGCTCTGGAAGAACTCCGGCAGCTCAATAAAGGGAAGCTCTCCATCGCCGCCAACGAGCTCACCTGCCTTTACCTGCTGCCGATACTCAACGAATTTCGCCGTCTTTCTCCCATGATCAAAGTGACGATCCAGCGCTCGCTGGCCAGTCAAATTCCCGACGACCTGCTGAACCACAATGCTGAACTCGGGGTGCTCACCTTCAAGCCCGAAGATTCGCTGCTGAAGTCCATTGTGGTTTATCGGGACGAGCTGTGCTTCGTGGTTCCTCCCAACCATCCGCTGGCGACCAGCTCAGAAGTCCATATCGGACAGCTCGGATCGGAGTACTTCGTTGCCCATCACGTGAATTCTCCCTATCGCGAGAAGGTATTGGAGACCTTCCAACGCAAAAAAGTTCCTCTTCACATGGATATCGAGCTGCCTACCACCGAAGCGATCAAGAAATTCGTCGCCATGGGAAATGGTGTGGCTCTCGTGCCCAGTATCTGTGTGGAAGCCGAGGTGGCTCGAGGCGAGCTGGTGCGGGTTGCTGTTTCGGAGCTTGCCTTCGAGCGCAGGCTGCGGCTTGTGTATCGCAAGGGTGCCAGCCTCTCTCACGCGGCGCAGGCCTTTCTCAAAGTCGCCGAGACGTATGCGCAGCGCGAAGGCGGCAGGTACTTATATCAGGCAGAAAAATAGGCCTGAGGCGGGGATTTCCGAAGTCTCATCGTGAGCGAGGGCCGAGCACCCGGGGTCCCCAGCAGACCCGCTTGTGGTTTGCTGGGGTGGGCCGGAGGCCCCAGTCGAACGACCTTGCGTTTACTCTCGTCATGCAAGAGCTTGGTCGCCCTATGTTGCTGATTGCTGACTGCTAAGTGCCCAATCCGATCTTCCTCTTTGCCTTCCCGTCCCCGCCAGTTAATATTCTGACCGTTGCTGAGATGGTGAACTGTCCTTGCTCCTGTCACAGAAACCGGACTACGGCATCGATTCCCCGCGCATCATCATCAGTCAATTCGTCATGGCCGCTCTGCTGCTGCTGGTGGCTGCTTTCGTCCCCAAGATCTTTACGGTCCACATTCGCTGGGGAGCGCTGATCGTCGGCCTGTATTTCCTCTACAGCAGCATTAACATGGTTTTCTACAGCAAGAGCGGTAAGCTCGAGCTGCGCGAGCAGCTGCTGAATTCCATCCCTTGGCGGGGAGACGAGGCTGTGCTCGACGTGGGTTGCGGCCGCGGCCTGCTGACCGTAGGAGCCGCCCGGCGTTTAACCAGCGGCCATGTGGTGGGTGTGGATGTCTGGGATCCTAAGGCTATCACCGGAAATCGCCCTGAGTCGGTTCTGGAAAATGCCACCGCTGAGGGGGTTGCGGACCGCGTTACGGTAAAGCGTGGCGATGCCCGCCAGCTGCCTTTTCCGGATTCCTCCTTCGATCTGATTCTGTCCAACTTCGTGGTGCACGAGGTAGATACGGCGGAAGAACGCCGCCAGATCGTAAACGA harbors:
- the leuC gene encoding 3-isopropylmalate dehydratase large subunit, which translates into the protein MSSPRTLFEKLWDEHVVAEPNGPRTLLYIDLQLVHEVTSPQAFDGLRENGRRVRRPERTVATVDHNVPTTPGHLPILDEIAARQIAALRGNCKEFGIRLYDIDADEQGIVHVIGPELGLTQPGMTIVCGDSHTSTHGAFGALAFGIGTSEVEHVLATQCLPQNKPRKMQILVNGSLPQGVTAKDLVLGIIGQIGTDGATGYAIEYAGEAVRALSMEGRMTLCNMSIEAGARAGMVAPDEITFAYLKGRRFAPQDAQWDKAVARWKTLPSDPGAHYDRVVKIDAARLAPFVTWGTNPGMVVPVTSSVPDPAHAVNEADRLAAQRALEYMGLSAGTAIENITVDRVFIGSCTNSRLEDLRAAAKVVKGYRVNPQVRAMVVPGSQNVKKLAEQEGLDRIFREAGFDWRESGCSMCLGMNPDILQPGERCASTSNRNFEGRQGRGGRTHLVSPMMAAAAAVTGHFTDIRGWQFH
- the leuB gene encoding 3-isopropylmalate dehydrogenase, producing MKLKIAILPGDGIGPEVTREAVRILRSVGEDRGYDFQLTERLIGGAAIKETGTPLPESTLETCLKSDAVFLGAVGSPEFDGLSPEKRPEAGLLNLRKALGGFANLRPAICYDPILDCSPLKADVVKGANVLFVRELLGGIYFGEPRGFSGANRDAAYNTMRYSVEEIERVARIAFEAARSRRKKVTSVDKANVLETSQLWRQVVTLIAKEFREVQLEHMYVDACAMKLVTNPTSFDVVLTENLFGDILSDEAAVITGSLGMLASATLGGTVDLYEPVHGSAPDIAGKGIANPLGAIATAALLLRHSAGLEQEARDVEEAIRQVLDAGHRTADLMRGKTKYKANTSEMGSLVEHAVADMLDRRRAYHAV
- a CDS encoding 2-isopropylmalate synthase encodes the protein MDRARVTIFDTTLRDGEQSPGCSMNLQEKLVMARQLERLGVDVIEAGFPISSHGDFEAVQAVAEQVRRPIVAGLARATHTDIERAWHAVKSAARPRIHVFLATSDIHLHYKLKISREHCIRQAAEAVRIAHSLCRDVEFSPEDATRTELEFLCSVAEAVAEAGATTINIPDTVGYTVPREMARIIEAVVARTRREDREVVVSAHCHNDLGLAVANSIAAVEAGARQVECTINGIGERAGNASLEEIVMGLRVRPDIMPYDTEVRSEELFPTSCLLTEITGVPVQPNKAIVGRNAFAHEAGIHQDGVIKNPLTYEIMTPQSVGVPETKLVLGKHSGRHALGLRCAELGYAFERRDLDHIYKRFVELADQVKVVEDRHLLAIIQEEFPARVVPQMKPTSDPGMLAQQRVGNA
- a CDS encoding LysR family transcriptional regulator, encoding MDLFQLETFLTVAREGSFSRAAKKLYRTQPAVSQAVRKLEEELGEPLFDRSSREGILTASGKVLENYAEKLLNMRGEALNALEELRQLNKGKLSIAANELTCLYLLPILNEFRRLSPMIKVTIQRSLASQIPDDLLNHNAELGVLTFKPEDSLLKSIVVYRDELCFVVPPNHPLATSSEVHIGQLGSEYFVAHHVNSPYREKVLETFQRKKVPLHMDIELPTTEAIKKFVAMGNGVALVPSICVEAEVARGELVRVAVSELAFERRLRLVYRKGASLSHAAQAFLKVAETYAQREGGRYLYQAEK
- a CDS encoding class I SAM-dependent methyltransferase, which codes for MLLSQKPDYGIDSPRIIISQFVMAALLLLVAAFVPKIFTVHIRWGALIVGLYFLYSSINMVFYSKSGKLELREQLLNSIPWRGDEAVLDVGCGRGLLTVGAARRLTSGHVVGVDVWDPKAITGNRPESVLENATAEGVADRVTVKRGDARQLPFPDSSFDLILSNFVVHEVDTAEERRQIVNEMVRVLRPGGRVALIDFIFTGQCVDDLRSYGFADARRDRMSEFGFWVGAILTFGVVQLYRVTATKPLTVREQMAPPVASDEI